Within Psychrobacter sp. DAB_AL43B, the genomic segment TCTGCTCTTGACCTTCTACATCAAACGTACCGTCTTCTCTCATCGCATCGATTAGTTCATTGTCGCCTTCTTCGTGTTCAACACGCGCCATAGCGACCAGCTTCTCATCTTTTGACAGACGAATTAAGGTAACACCTTGAGTATTACGACCCGAACTGGCGACATGCTGCACTGGCGTACGGACTAGTGTGCCTTTATCTGATATTAAGATAATATCGTCTTCAGGCTCGACCTTGGTCGCACGAACTAACGCACCATTACGCGCGCTTGTTTTAATCGCGATAACACCGCCACCGCCACGTCCTTGCTTATTAAATTCTTCAATAAAGGTACGTTTACCAAAACCGTTTTCACAAGCAATCAGAATTTCGCGTACGTCATCTTCGATAACCACCAATGACTTAATAAACTCATCATTAGCCAGACGCATACCACGAACGCCTTTTGCCGTACGACCCATAGCGCGCGCATCATTTTCATCAAAACGGATGGCTTTACCACTTGAGGCAAACAACATCACCTCTTGGCTACCGTCAGTGATACGAGCGCTTACCAATTTATCGCCTTCTTCTAGACCAACGGCAATAAGACCGTTTGAGCGAATGTTGGCAAACTGCTTGAGCTCTACACGCTTCACCGTACCATTGGCTGTCGCAAAGAATACAAACGGTGGCTGTGCTTCATTGCTGCTTTCTAATGAATCATCATCACTATCGCTATCTGTACGATCGGCAACATCTACTAGTGACATATCGTCTTTCGCAGATAACTCTTCCACTATTTTTGGAATGGGCAATATCGTCGTGACTGTCTCATCAGCATTCAAGCCAATAAGATTGACTAATGGGCGACCACGGGCGCCGCGACTGGCAATAGGCACTTCAAAACCGCGTAAGCTAAACACACGACCCGTATCTGTGAAGCACAGTACCGTCGAGTGAGTAGAGGTTACGACTAAATGGTCAATCACATCGTCTTCTTTCATGGCGGTCGCAGATTTACCTTTACCGCCACGCTTTTGCGCCACATAATCGTCGATAGGCTGCGTTTTAGCATAACCCGTACGCGATACGGTCATCACAACGGTTTGTTCAGGAATCAAATCTTCGCGGCTAAAGTCAGTACGTGAATCAACGATATCCGTACGGCGCTCATCACCAAAGTTGTCACGAATCTCAATCATCTCGTTAGAAATAATGGTCATTAGCTTGTCGAAATCACCAAGAATAGACTCTAAATTCGCGATTTCACGTAATAGATCCTGATATTCTTCGGTCAATTTATCTTGCTCAAGACCCGTGAGACGATGCAATTGCATGTCTAAAATGGCATTAACCTGATCTAGTGATAAACGATAGCGCTCCTCGCCTTCGACAAGACCAAACGGTGCTTTTGGATCTTCACCTTCGATATAATCAGGTCGTACTGACTGGCTACCAGCCGCCTCTAGCATTGCGACTACACTACCTGAGCCCCAGGTATTATCGAGCAAGTTTTCACGGGCCATAGCGCGACTAGCGGACGCTTTAATAGCCGCAATAATCTCGTCAATATTCGCCAGTGCAACGGTTAAGCCTTCGAGCAAATGACCACGAACACGCGCTTTATTAAGCTCGTAAATAGTGCGGCGGGTCACGACTTCTTGACGATGACGTACAAACGCAGCAATCAGCTGACGCAACGTCAATAGCTTAGGCTGACCATTATCGAGCGCCACCATATTGATACTAAAGCTGGACTCAAGTGGCGTTTGTAGAAACAAGTTATTAACAATAACTTCGGCTGTTTCGCCGCGGCGCAAGTCAATGGCGATACGCATGCCATCTTTATCAGACTCATCACGTATTTCGCTAATGCCTTCAATTTTTTTATCGCGTACTAATTCAGCAATACGTTCAATCATCTTAGCTTTATTAGATTGGTACGGTACTTCGGTGAAGACAATACGCTCACGATCACGGTTGACACCGGTGTCCGTCATTGGCTCAATATGATAGCGACCGCGAATATGTAAACGACCTTTACCCGTACGATAGGCATCTAAAATGCCCGCGCGACCATAAATAATACCGCCTGTAGGAAAGTCAGGACCTGAGATATGAGTCATCAGCTCCTCAGCAGAGATTTGCGGATTGTTGGCATAAGCCAAACACGCATTAATCACTTCGGTGAGGTTGTGCGGTGCCATATTGGTCGCCATGCCAACAGCAATACCAGTTGCACCATTGACCAGCAAGTTAGGAACGCGTGCCGGCATGACGCTAGGCATACGCTCAGAACCATCGTAGTTATCTTCCCAGTCGACGGTGTCTTTATCCAAATCTGCCAGCATTTGATGGGTCAGCTTGGTCATACGCACTTCGGTATAACGCATCGCTGCCGGTGGATCATCATCGATCGAACCAAAGTTACCTTGACCATCAACCATAGGATAACGCAAGCTAAAATCCTGCGCCATCCGCACAATCGCATCATAAACCGCACTATCGCCATGCGGGTGATATTTACCGATGACGTCCCCGACCACACGGGCTGATTTTTTATATGGCTTGTTATAGTCGTTAGATAGCACGTGCATAGCGTACATCACACGGCGGTGTACAGGCTTGAAGCCATCACGCACATCAGGCAGCGCACGTGAGACGATCACGCTCATCGCATAATCCAGATAGGATTGCTTTAGTTCATCTACGATGCCAATAGGACTGACCGATTCGCTCATATACACTCCCTCACTCATATTTTTTCTAATGTTGACACTTTTTCTAGAGACTCTTTTTGTAGAGACACTTATAACTTATACAAAAATATAGCGACATAAATGCGCAGCTACTATCAAAATATAAACCATAAAAAAAGCACTGCTAAGCGTGCAAAACAATAGGAAAATGGCGATAGTTTTAATGTTTAATAAAAGAAGCTATTTTAGCACAAATTTGTTGATTTAGGGGTATCTAGATGCCATTAAAATCAAGCAAAACAGCTCATTAGCGGTCTTTTTTTAATCTAATCACAACTGTTAAAACAACTTTAACGCCATACTTGTTTGGACTGGCTGATTTTGCTATTTCTACAAGCAAATTGACCCTCTTTTAAACCGTTGAATACCTCGAGTATGATGTAATAGCAAACATGCTGTATCTCTCAACCAACCCTAGCTTAGCCCCATGCTTTATTGTACGATACGCCACAATATGCAACTTGATAAAATATCACACTCTAAGACAGATAAACCTTATGCAAAATCACAATCAAGATATTAACCATAGCCAAAAAGCAGATGCAGAAGAAACTGCGCGCACCGATCGCAGCTTTGATACGATTGCTGAGCATTTTGAAAAAAAGGTCTATGGTGGCTTAAAAGGGGATATTCGGCTGGCAGTATTGCGCCGTGATATTTTTGAATATAGTGCGCAGATGAGTCAAACACTTGGACGACCCTTACGTATTTTAGATGTAGGCGCAGGGCTTGCACAGATTGCGATTGAGCTTGCCACTCAAGGGCATACGCTGGTTATTAATGATATCTCAGCCAATATGCTGGAAAAAGCAAAAGTAAGTGTCGATCAAAATAAGGGGAAATTAGATATCACTTGGTATGTATGTCCGTATCAAGAACTCGAAGAGAAGCTTGCTGATAAAACGGAGGAATTTGACTTAATTATGTGTCACGCGCTGCTTGAGTGGTTGGCAGAACCAGCGGCGGTGATGAATTTTTTTGACCGCCATCTGACTGAGAATGGTGCCATTTCGCTGTGTTTTTATAATCCAGCCAGCTTTGATTATCGCAATCTCATTATGGGTAACTTTAACCTATTAGATAACACCAAGTATAAAGCGGACAACAAAAAAAGCCTGACGCCAAATCATCCGGTCGCAAAAGAAGAAGCGGAATCTTGGTTAGAGGCGCATCACTATCATACGGTACTTACCAGTGGTCTGCGCGTATTTCATGATTATTCGCCGCTTAAACGTGGCGGTCATAACGATCCTGAAGCGGTGATACGCATGGAGCTACGCTACTCACAATTAGAGCCGTATAAGTGGCTTGGTCGTTACTTACATATATTGGCAACTCGGCACAATTAACGGTGACAATGCTTTTTAATAATAGCTTTTAATAAGAATTATTAAGAATCATTTTTGATAACCGCTATCTTATTTCTTCAATTCTCTCTGATCTATCATATTCTGACCAAGTCGTGGCATTGATATCTTTTTCATCAAACACCACGACATGCTCTAGTATGGGTAAGAGGCCAATTTGTGAGCCAATTTCGTGATTATGATGACTGGCCACTAATGACAAGACGGTTTGACCATCAGCGAGTTGCAAACGATACAAATAATTGGCACCACGAAATACCCGCCCAACCACTAATGCGGTTTGTATACTCTCGTCATCATGGACGATATCATCAGGGCGTACCAGTACTTTAATCGGCGTACCATTAGGATAATCATACTCGCAATATAGCGGCTGCCCTGATTCATCATAGACTTCCATACGTCGATAAATATCCCCAAGTGCCGTTTCAACGTGACCTTCTTTGATAATGCCGTCTATCATCGCCCCTTCGCCGACGAACTCAGCGACAAACGGACTGACCGGCTCATGATATAGCTCGCTTGGTGTCGCCCACTGTACCAGTTTGCCTTTATTCATCACCCCGACTTTATCCGCTAGCGCAAAAGCTTCGTTTTGATCATGAGTCACCAAAATAGCAGTGGTATTGGTACGTTTGAGAATATCACGGACGTTCATTGCCAGTGATTCGCGCAGGACCACATCCAAATTAGAAAAGGGTTCATCGAGTAGCAAGAGTTTGGGCTTAGGTGCCAATGCACGGGCCAATGCTACCCGCTGCTGCTGCCCACCGGATAGCTCATTTGGGCGCTTATCCGCATGTTCAGACAATTCAACAAGATCTAGCATCTCAGCGACACGCGCTTTTTTGTCGGCAGCAGACCATTTATTCAAACCAAAAGCGATATTTTTTGCCACGCTTAAATGCCCAAACAGCGCATAGTCTTGAAACACCATACCCATGCCACGTTTGGCTGGGACTACCGTAAATGAAGTACGCGCTGTCTGCTCCGTTAGACGCTGGCCATTTAAGCTGATTTTTCCGCCACGACTCTGCTCTAATCCGGCAATGGCTCTTAGCGCCGTGGTCTTCCCGCAACCGCTATAACCTAAAAAGCAGCCAATCTCACCTTGCTGTAAGTCTAACGATAACCCATTGACGATTATCGTATCGCCATAACCGACAACCAAATCTTGTACACTAAAATAAGGCTGAATGGCTGCGGTCTCATTATATTGACTGGACGGGCTATCTGAATTGAGCGTCCCTTGTTGTAAGTCTCTATCCGCTAAAGCTTGCGACATTTGCGCCTTTGTTATGATGGTGACGGGTGACTTTTCCAAATGATGTTGTCGTGCGTTGCTCTGAGTCTTTACGGACTTAGAGTCTACTGGATTTATTGAATCGTTGATCAAGTCAGTATACATAAACGGTACCAGTGAGCTATTAGTGAATAAAACCCATAATTAAAACGCTAAAAATAACGATGGACATCAATTATCTAACCATTAAAAACCAGCGGGCTATTTAAGAAATGCCGCTTTTAATAAAAACACCTTAACCTTGCTTGTCACTTTGACGCAGCAATATCCAAACAGGAATAAGACCTACCAGCACAATAAACAGACTTGGCAATGCTGCTCGTCCCCACATGCCTTCGCTGGTCATCTCAAACACGCGGACGGCTAGCGTATCCCAGCCTTGCCGCCGTGTCATCAAAGTAATCGGCATCTCTTTCATCACTTCGACAAAGCCCATCAATAACCCAGTCAGTATCCCAGGGCTAAGAACTGGCAACATCACTTGCCGCCAACGCTGAAAAGGACTATCACTAAGCAATTTAGCGGCCGCTTCTTGATTCGCCGTCAAGCGCTGTAGTTGACGGTCTACCGGCTGGAAGCTGACGGTCATAAAGCGTGTCGATAAAGCAAGGAGCATGACAATCACACTACCTGACAAAAACTGCGTGGAGGTAATACCAAAAGCAATCAGCTGATTATCAAGCCAAGCAATAGGAATAAAGATGCCGACTGCCAAGACTGTGCCCGGAACCACATAACCTAAATTGGCTAACGTAGTCATTAGCTTGGTAGACTTATCAGGATACTGGCGCTTAACCCACGCAATAATAATCGCTAAAAAGGCGATAAATGCCGTGGTCATACTAGCAATCATGAGGCTATTGGTCACAAAATCAATATAGCGCGCATCAAAATCTTGTTGAAAATTTAATGCGGTCCAATAAATCAGCTGTAAAAACGGTATCAAAAACGCGATTAAAAATACCAACGTGCAGAGTAGTGTCATTGCCCACTTTGCCGGTTTACTGGCTTCAAAACGCTGATTACTCCCTTGAGTAACCGTATTGCCACGCTTTGCCTGCCAATACTGCTCAAACAAGACGACAATAAATATCACACCGATTAGCAAAGCTGCCAACTGGGCGGCGGTAGTCAAACTAAAAAAGCCAAACCATGCTTTATAAATGGCAGTGGTAAAGGTATCGACATTAAACACTGAAACCGCGCCAAAGTCTGCTAACGTTTCCATAGTCGCCAGCAACAATCCGCCGATAACCCACGGCAACGCCTGCGGTAATGCCAGCCGAAAAAACACTCGACTACGACTCAGACCAAGCATCTGCCCTGCTTCAATCGCCCGTCGACCTTGCGATAAAAATGCTTGGCGTGCCAGCAAATAAACGTAGGGATAAAACGCCAACGATAATACCAAACCTGCGCCCCAAACATTACGCACCGATGGAATAGCAGTCGTAATTCCAAAATCCCTTAAGGCAGTTTGCAGTGGTCCACTAAAATCAACGATGCCGACTGTGACAAACGCCAGCACATAAGCTGGCATCGCCAGTGGTAACATCAATGCCCACGAAAAAAACCGCTGTCCAGGAAAGCGGTACATACTGGTGACCCAAGCCATTGCGGTGCCAATAGTGCCAGAAATTACCGTCACCATCATTAGTAGAATAGCGGTGTTTTTGAGGACTTGTGGCAGCACGTACTCACGCATGTGCGTCCAAATATCGGCTACTGGCTGCGTCCACGACAATAATACTATTAAAATCGGTACCAGCATAAACAACGAAATCAGTCCTAAGACTGATTTCGAGATGATACGTTTACGGACGGCATGGTCTTGGCTAATAGCCCTATTGTCACTATTATCTTCGTTGACAGTATTGTCCTGATTAGCAGACGCTTCTGGCATTGTTATCATAGATTATTACCGTGTCATACGCATAATGACCCCATCAAATAACTGACCGCTAAATGACGGGTAGCCTTTTATTTATAACCTGCTTTATCCATCATTTGAATGGCTTGGGTTTGTCGTTCGCCAAATTTCTGTACACTGATATCGTCTTGTTTAAATGGACCCCATGATCTGAGCAGCTCTGACTCATCGATACCTACTTTTACCGGATATTCTTTATCAGAACTGGCGTAAATACCTTGCGCCTCATCAGATGACAACCATTCCATCAATTTAAGCGCGCCATCTGGGTTGTCTGAATTTGTCACTACACCGGCACCAGAAATGTTCACGTGCGTTCCTGTCGTACCTTGGTTTGCCCAAAATATCTTCACTGGGAAGTCAGGTTTTTCATCAAAGAGACGACCATAGTAATAGCTGTTGGCAACACCCACTTCACATTGACCTGCGGCGATAGCTTCTAGCATGCTGGTATCGTCACTGAACACATCGGTGGCTAAATTAGCAACCCAGCCGCGAATAACTGCTTCTGTTTTCTCTTCGCCCAAGTTTTCAATCATACTGGCAACCAGTGATTGATTATAAACTGCTTTCGAGGTACGTAGACACAGTTTGCCTTTCCATTTTGGATCAGCTAAATCTTCATAGGTGGACAACTGATCGGCTGTTACTTTACTCGGGTCATAAAAGATAGTGCGTGCACGTAGTGACAGACCAGTCCATTGACCTTTTGGATCACGATATTTAGCAGGCACATTTGCCTCTAAAACAGTCGACGCGACCGGTTGTAGTAACCCTTGTTCTGCTGCTTGCCATAAGTTACCAGCATCAACTGTTAACAGCATATCGGCTGGGGTATTTTTACCTTCAGCTTGCAGACGCGCCATAAGTGGACCGGTCTTATCAGTTACCAGCTCAATCTTGACACCCGTCTGTTCTGTATAGCGGTCTAACAAAGGTTTGATTAACTGCTCATTACGTGATGAATAGATCGTCACCGTTTGTCCAGCAGCAGTAGTAGCGCCATCATTAGCCGCCTTTTGCTCAGTGCTAGGCGCTGGCGTTTCAGCATCAACGCTCTCTTCTGGAGTAGATGAGTTACTACAGCCAGCAAGCCCTAACATGATGCCAAATACAGTAACCGGTAAAGTAAGCTTAGTAGAAGATAAAGTTGCACTGATAGCAGTTAATGACATGGCTTTCCCCATAAGAGCGCGACGGATAAGTAGTATAAAACGACATTAAAAATCATGGATTGGTAGGATTAATAAGA encodes:
- the gyrA gene encoding DNA gyrase subunit A — encoded protein: MSESVSPIGIVDELKQSYLDYAMSVIVSRALPDVRDGFKPVHRRVMYAMHVLSNDYNKPYKKSARVVGDVIGKYHPHGDSAVYDAIVRMAQDFSLRYPMVDGQGNFGSIDDDPPAAMRYTEVRMTKLTHQMLADLDKDTVDWEDNYDGSERMPSVMPARVPNLLVNGATGIAVGMATNMAPHNLTEVINACLAYANNPQISAEELMTHISGPDFPTGGIIYGRAGILDAYRTGKGRLHIRGRYHIEPMTDTGVNRDRERIVFTEVPYQSNKAKMIERIAELVRDKKIEGISEIRDESDKDGMRIAIDLRRGETAEVIVNNLFLQTPLESSFSINMVALDNGQPKLLTLRQLIAAFVRHRQEVVTRRTIYELNKARVRGHLLEGLTVALANIDEIIAAIKASASRAMARENLLDNTWGSGSVVAMLEAAGSQSVRPDYIEGEDPKAPFGLVEGEERYRLSLDQVNAILDMQLHRLTGLEQDKLTEEYQDLLREIANLESILGDFDKLMTIISNEMIEIRDNFGDERRTDIVDSRTDFSREDLIPEQTVVMTVSRTGYAKTQPIDDYVAQKRGGKGKSATAMKEDDVIDHLVVTSTHSTVLCFTDTGRVFSLRGFEVPIASRGARGRPLVNLIGLNADETVTTILPIPKIVEELSAKDDMSLVDVADRTDSDSDDDSLESSNEAQPPFVFFATANGTVKRVELKQFANIRSNGLIAVGLEEGDKLVSARITDGSQEVMLFASSGKAIRFDENDARAMGRTAKGVRGMRLANDEFIKSLVVIEDDVREILIACENGFGKRTFIEEFNKQGRGGGGVIAIKTSARNGALVRATKVEPEDDIILISDKGTLVRTPVQHVASSGRNTQGVTLIRLSKDEKLVAMARVEHEEGDNELIDAMREDGTFDVEGQEQIDIDAANIDAAETDVNESNHSETDTDE
- a CDS encoding methyltransferase domain-containing protein — encoded protein: MQNHNQDINHSQKADAEETARTDRSFDTIAEHFEKKVYGGLKGDIRLAVLRRDIFEYSAQMSQTLGRPLRILDVGAGLAQIAIELATQGHTLVINDISANMLEKAKVSVDQNKGKLDITWYVCPYQELEEKLADKTEEFDLIMCHALLEWLAEPAAVMNFFDRHLTENGAISLCFYNPASFDYRNLIMGNFNLLDNTKYKADNKKSLTPNHPVAKEEAESWLEAHHYHTVLTSGLRVFHDYSPLKRGGHNDPEAVIRMELRYSQLEPYKWLGRYLHILATRHN
- a CDS encoding ABC transporter ATP-binding protein, whose product is MSQALADRDLQQGTLNSDSPSSQYNETAAIQPYFSVQDLVVGYGDTIIVNGLSLDLQQGEIGCFLGYSGCGKTTALRAIAGLEQSRGGKISLNGQRLTEQTARTSFTVVPAKRGMGMVFQDYALFGHLSVAKNIAFGLNKWSAADKKARVAEMLDLVELSEHADKRPNELSGGQQQRVALARALAPKPKLLLLDEPFSNLDVVLRESLAMNVRDILKRTNTTAILVTHDQNEAFALADKVGVMNKGKLVQWATPSELYHEPVSPFVAEFVGEGAMIDGIIKEGHVETALGDIYRRMEVYDESGQPLYCEYDYPNGTPIKVLVRPDDIVHDDESIQTALVVGRVFRGANYLYRLQLADGQTVLSLVASHHNHEIGSQIGLLPILEHVVVFDEKDINATTWSEYDRSERIEEIR
- a CDS encoding ABC transporter permease; translated protein: MITMPEASANQDNTVNEDNSDNRAISQDHAVRKRIISKSVLGLISLFMLVPILIVLLSWTQPVADIWTHMREYVLPQVLKNTAILLMMVTVISGTIGTAMAWVTSMYRFPGQRFFSWALMLPLAMPAYVLAFVTVGIVDFSGPLQTALRDFGITTAIPSVRNVWGAGLVLSLAFYPYVYLLARQAFLSQGRRAIEAGQMLGLSRSRVFFRLALPQALPWVIGGLLLATMETLADFGAVSVFNVDTFTTAIYKAWFGFFSLTTAAQLAALLIGVIFIVVLFEQYWQAKRGNTVTQGSNQRFEASKPAKWAMTLLCTLVFLIAFLIPFLQLIYWTALNFQQDFDARYIDFVTNSLMIASMTTAFIAFLAIIIAWVKRQYPDKSTKLMTTLANLGYVVPGTVLAVGIFIPIAWLDNQLIAFGITSTQFLSGSVIVMLLALSTRFMTVSFQPVDRQLQRLTANQEAAAKLLSDSPFQRWRQVMLPVLSPGILTGLLMGFVEVMKEMPITLMTRRQGWDTLAVRVFEMTSEGMWGRAALPSLFIVLVGLIPVWILLRQSDKQG
- a CDS encoding extracellular solute-binding protein, translated to MSLTAISATLSSTKLTLPVTVFGIMLGLAGCSNSSTPEESVDAETPAPSTEQKAANDGATTAAGQTVTIYSSRNEQLIKPLLDRYTEQTGVKIELVTDKTGPLMARLQAEGKNTPADMLLTVDAGNLWQAAEQGLLQPVASTVLEANVPAKYRDPKGQWTGLSLRARTIFYDPSKVTADQLSTYEDLADPKWKGKLCLRTSKAVYNQSLVASMIENLGEEKTEAVIRGWVANLATDVFSDDTSMLEAIAAGQCEVGVANSYYYGRLFDEKPDFPVKIFWANQGTTGTHVNISGAGVVTNSDNPDGALKLMEWLSSDEAQGIYASSDKEYPVKVGIDESELLRSWGPFKQDDISVQKFGERQTQAIQMMDKAGYK